In Solanum lycopersicum chromosome 5, SLM_r2.1, the following are encoded in one genomic region:
- the LOC101254799 gene encoding UDP-N-acetylglucosamine transporter ROCK1, with product MAATESKKVNSENPAAAKTGGKVWFYSLLLTLQYGAQPLISKRFVRREVIVTSSVLTCEAVKVICALVLMAKEGTLKKIYREWTLFGSLTASGLPAAIYALQNSLLQISYKNLDSLTFSILNQTKLFFTALFTYIILRQKQSIQQIGALFLLIMAAVLLSVGEGSSKASSSSNPDEILFYGIVPVLVASVLSGLASALCQWASQVKKHSSYLMTVEMSIIGSLCLISSTSKSPDGEAIRQHGFFYGWTALTLIPVILNAVGGILVGLVTSYAGGVRKGFVIVSALLVTALLQFIFDGKLPSPYCLVALPLVMISISTYQKYPYRVKKKQM from the exons ATGGCTGCTACGGAATCCAAAAAAGTGAACTCCGAGAACCCGGCGGCGGCAAAAACCGGCGGCAAAGTGTGGTTTTATTCTTTGCTTCTCACTTTACAGTATGGTGCTCAGCCGCTAATATCCAAGCGTTTTGTCAG GCGTGAAGTGATAGTTACTTCATCTGTTTTAACATGTGAAGCAGTTAAG GTTATTTGTGCTCTTGTTCTCATGGCAAAAGAAGGCACTTTGAAGAAAATTTACCGGGAGTGGACCTTATTTGGCTCTTTGACTGCATCTGGACTGCCTGCTGCTATTTATGCACTACAAAACAGCTTATTGCAGATCTCATATAAAAATCTTGATTCACTCACGTTTTCAATCTTGAACCAAACAAAACTGTTCTTCACAGCCTTGTTTACTTACATAATTTTAAG GCAGAAGCAATCCATTCAACAAATTGGGGCTCTTTTCTTGTTAATCATGGCAGCTGTCCTTTTAAGTGTTGGTGAAGGCTCCAGCAAAGCTTCCAGTAGTAGTAACCCCGATGAGATCTTATTCTATGGAATTGTACCAGTTTTGGTTGCATCTGTGCTTTCTGGTTTGGCATCTGCCTTGTGTCAATGGGCATCTCAG GTTAAGAAACACTCATCTTACCTGATGACTGTTGAGATGTCCATTATTGGGAGTCTCTGTTTGATAAGTAGTACTTCCAAGTCCCCAGACGGAGAAGCTATTAGACAGCATGGATTCTTCTATGGATGGACTGCATTAACTTTG ATCCCTGTTATTCTAAATGCCGTTGGTGGAATTCTTGTGGGTCTTGTGACTTCATATGCCGGTGGTGTTAGGAAG GGATTTGTCATTGTGTCTGCGCTTCTTGTCACTGCTTTGCTCCAGTTCATCTTCGATGGAAAACTTCCTTCGCCATACTGCCTCGTGGCACTTCCATTGGTTATGATTAGCATAAGCACATACCAAAAATACCCATATCGTGTTAAAAAGAAGCAAATGTGA
- the LOC101257174 gene encoding F-box protein At5g07610-like has protein sequence MSSSAEKIEGSDDLLTSILLLLPARPLFRFKLVSKRWMSLVSDHHFCYLWKPESFPPALILQSPFLDYPCYYIPDKTESKSSVRFFDFIMNDDPFDDVVILNCCGGLLLCRKGLFDEYIVCNPTTKEFHTLPSPNVGSLDMSLAFDHSISPHYKVINVGIQFSSVWYCLLIEIYSSDTNSWRRSRVQFPESFLSNLGQCKGVFFSGAIFWIFKGVNSFCYFDIDKEIIHSYQLPKMNEQYYCGCVRGNLHLVGSSVSDSHHIDVFVLENDCSSWSLKYCINRREPTSCAIREMICSSPGLTSLELTFSVLSLMTSEGNNQLPYLVLYMPYKAELTVKGRTCEELPLPSVYHLFDNPYWIGGSKLSNVGR, from the coding sequence ATGTCTTCTAGTGCTGAAAAAATTGAAGGTAGTGATGATCTTTTAACCAGCATTTTACTACTCCTTCCTGCAAGGCCTCTTTTCAGGTTCAAACTTGTTTCGAAACGTTGGATGTCTCTCGTCTCCGATCACCATTTTTGTTACCTCTGGAAGCCTGAATCCTTCCCACCTGCACTCATTCTGCAGTCGCCTTTTCTCGATTACCCTTGTTATTACATTCCTGATAAAACAGAATCTAAGTCTTCTGTTAGATTCTTTGATTTCATAATGAATGATGATCCCTTTGATGATGTTGTAATTTTGAATTGTTGTGGTGGTTTACTTCTTTGTCGTAAGGGGCTATTCGATGAGTACATTGTGTGTAATCCAACTACAAAGGAATTCCATACTCTTCCAAGTCCAAATGTGGGGTCACTAGACATGAGTTTGGCCTTTGATCATTCGATATCGCCTCATTACAAAGTTATAAATGTTGGGATCCAGTTCTCGAGCGTATGGTATTGTCTCCTTATTGAAATATACTCCTCGGATACCAACTCATGGAGGCGATCACGAGTCCAGTTTCCAGAATCATTTTTGAGCAATTTGGGACAATGTAAAGGAGTTTTCTTCAGTGGAGCTATCTTTTGGATCTTTAAAGGGGTAAATAGCTTTTGTTATTTTGATATTGATAAGGAAATTATCCACTCTTATCAATTGCCTAAAATGAATGAACAGTATTACTGTGGATGCGTTCGCGGGAATTTACATCTGGTTGGCTCTTCAGTCAGTGATTCACATCATATTGATGTGTTTGTATTGGAAAATGACTGCTCTTCTTGGAGCCTAAAGTATTGCATTAATCGACGTGAACCAACTTCATGTGCAATTCGAGAAATGATTTGTAGCTCACCGGGACTTACTTCTCTTGAGTTAACGTTTAGTGTGCTTTCTCTTATGACAAGTGAAGGGAATAATCAGTTACCGTATTTGGTTCTTTACATGCCTTATAAAGCTGAGTTAACGGTAAAAGGTAGGACTTGTGAGGAGTTGCCATTACCGTCAGTTTATCATTTGTTCGACAATCCATACTGGATAGGAGGAAGCAAACTGAGTAACGTAGGCCGGTAG
- the LOC101256881 gene encoding U-box domain-containing protein 35: protein MPLFNYKRSPKYIKRAQSWKETYITEEEWQSLEESDNISKMEGQGTVQSPISSVVAIAITGNKNSRYVVKWALEKFIPEGETRFMLLHVRPEITAVPTPMGNLIPIAQVREDVADAFRKEVELQASEKLLPYKTMCSRRQVQVGVVQLESNDVINAIAGVVSKCSINKLVIGTSAPGLFSRGRNLSASISETAPTFCTVYAVSKGKLSSVRASSTENNRFLIDDNSDTSSSSNNSTSHSFSSQGEKTDHSSTSPASYSHLYSPSHQLQRYQSKSPVHQALQTLLHKRTNFSENIQSRSSSVDIGEAFQALSIKTNTPFHKRAILDEVIHPRALSVAIGEADDEKSCYFSSSGITDLYNRASSFKKAKVDNQSWSTSQYSTSDVPTDSSSGSQVNINYDLEKLRIELRHIQGMYAIAQTEAIDASRKLNEFQKLRVEEANKLKQINLKEEEAKELAEQEKLKCEAAKKEADYAMECVEREAEQRRAAESIANREARTKEKLEKSLALPLHHYQEFTWEEIVTASSSFSEDLKIGMGSYGMVYKCYLHHTPAAVKVLHSAEAHITKQFQQELEVLSKIHHPHLLFLLGACPERGCLVYEYMENGSLEDRLTRKNNTPPLTWFDRVRIAWEVASALVFLHNTKPKPIIHRDLKPANILLDHNLVSKIGDVGLSTMVQSDSSSAMTAYKDTSPVGTLCYIDPEYQRTGLVSTKSDVYAFGMVILQLLTSKRAIALAHMVEMATEEDKLVELLDQEAGEWPLEETKELAVLALKCTELRRRDRPDLKDEVLPILERFKEVADRARHLKCNQPPPPSHFKCPLLKEVIQDPCVAADGYTYDRKAIESWLADNDHSPVTNLPLPHKHLLPNYALLSAIKEWKSGKH, encoded by the exons atgcCTCTTTTTAACTACAAAAGAAGTCCAAAATACATCAAGAGAGCACAAAGTTGGAAAGA AACTTACATTACTGAAGAGGAGTGGCAGAGTCTGGAGGAGAGTGATAATATATCGAAAATGGAAGGGCAAGGAACAGTACAGTCTCCGATTTCTTCAGTTGTTGCAATAGCCATAACCGGGAACAAGAATAGCAGATATGTGGTGAAATGGGCGTTGGAGAAATTTATTCCAGAGGGAGAAACGCGTTTCATGTTGCTACATGTCCGCCCTGAGATCACCGCTGTTCCAACTCCTA tggGGAACTTGATTCCTATTGCACAAGTAAGAGAAGACGTAGCGGATGCTTTTAGGAAGGAAGTTGAGTTGCAAGCAAGTGAAAAACTTCTTCCGTACAAGACAATGTGTAGTCGGAGACAGGTACAAGTAGGAGTTGTTCAACTTGAATCAAATGATGTGATAAATGCAATTGCAGGGGTAGTATCTAAATGTTCTATCAACAAACTTGTTATCGGAACCTCAGCCCCTGGCCTATTTTCGAG GGGAAGAAACTTATCTGCAAGTATATCAGAAACAGCTCCAACCTTTTGCACAGTTTACGCTGTGTCAAAAGGAAAACTGTCATCAGTGCGGGCCTCGAGTACAGAAAACAACAGATTCCTTATAGATGATAATAGTGATACAAGTAGTTCATCTAACAATTCTACAAGCCACAGCTTTAGCTCACAAGGAG AGAAGACGGATCACAGCTCAACTTCACCTGCTTCATACTCTCATTTGTACTCTCCTTCTCATCAACTGCAACGTTATCAATCTAAATCTCCAGTGCACCAGGCTCTCCAGACACTTCTCCATAAAAGAACAAACTTCAGCGAAAACATTCAATCTAGAAGTTCATCTGTCGATATTGGAGAAGCATTTCAAGCTCTTTCAATTAAAACCAATACTCCTTTTCATAAAAGAGCAATTTTGGATGAAGTCATCCATCCTAGAGCTCTATCTGTTGCTATTGGAGAAGCTGATGATGAAAAAAGTTGCTATTTCAGTAGCTCGGGAATTACTGATCTCTACAATCGTGCTTCAAGTTTCAAAAAAGCGAAAGTCGACAACCAATCATGGTCAACAAGTCAGTATTCTACCTCAGATGTTCCAACAGATTCTTCATCTGGAAGTCAG GTTAACATCAATTATGACCTAGAAAAACTGAGAATTGAGCTCAGACATATTCAAGGGATGTATGCAATAGCCCAAACTGAGGCGATAGATGCTTCTCGGAAg TTGAATGAATTTCAGAAGCTTCGAGTAGAGGAAGCAAATAAACTTAAGCAGATAAACCTTAAAGAGGAGGAAGCGAAAGAATTGGCAGAGCAAGAGAAGTTGAAATGTGAAGCAGCAAAGAAGGAAGCTGACTATGCAATGGAATGCGTTGAAAGAGAAGCTGAGCAAAGAAGAGCAGCAGAGAGCATTGCCAACCGAGAAGCTAGAACGAAAGAAAAGCTAGAGAAATCATTGGCACTACCTTTGCATCACTACCAGGAATTCACGTGGGAAGAGATTGTGACGGCTAGCTCATCATTCTCCGAGGATCTTAAGATAGGAATGGGATCATATGGAATGGTCTACAAGTGCTATTTGCATCATACACCTGCAGCAGTGAAAGTTCTTCATTCAGCTGAGGCTCATATAACTAAGCAATTTCAACAAGAG CTTGAAGTATTGAGCAAAATTCATCATCCTCACTTGTTATTTCTTCTCGGTGCATGCCCTGAACGCGGTTGCCTAGTATATGAGTACATGGAGAATGGAAGTTTGGAGGATAGGTTGACAAGGAAAAACAACACACCTCCACTTACATGGTTTGACAGGGTTCGCATAGCGTGGGAAGTTGCTTCAGCTCTTGTTTTCCTTCATAACACGAAGCCAAAACCAATCATACACCGTGATTTAAAGCCAGCTAACATACTCCTTGATCACAACTTAGTGAGCAAAATTGGAGATGTTGGTCTTTCAACAATGGTTCAGTCAGACTCTTCCTCAGCGATGACTGCGTATAAAGACACGAGTCCAGTTGGCACACTTTGCTATATAGATCCTGAGTATCAAAGGACAGGATTAGTCTCTACAAAAtctgatgtttatgcttttggGATGGTCATATTGCAGTTGCTTACTTCAAAAAGAGCCATAGCTTTAGCCCACATGGTAGAAATGGCTACCGAAGAGGATAAACTGGTTGAGTTGCTGGATCAAGAAGCCGGTGAATGGCCTCTTGAAGAGACAAAGGAACTGGCTGTACTTGCTCTAAAATGCACTGAACTTCGACGTAGAGACAGACCTGACCTGAAAGATGAAGTTCTCCCTATTTTGGAGAGATTTAAAGAGGTCGCTGATAGAGCTCGACATTTGAAATGTAATCAACCTCCACCTCCTAGCCACTTCAAATGCCCCCTACTCAAG GAAGTGATTCAGGACCCCTGTGTTGCGGCTGATGGATACACTTATGACCGGAAGGCAATAGAGTCGTGGCTCGCGGACAATGATCATTCACCAGTTACAAATTTACCATTACCACATAAGCACCTGCTTCCAAATTATGCACTTCTCTCTGCTATCAAAGAGTGGAAGTCAGGGAAACATTGA
- the LOC101257472 gene encoding F-box protein At5g07610-like: MFDILNMHPSSPILAQHKQNLLLKMQGIKLKIQKISEPSSARIVLSIDDLLIEILLRVPITSLLCFKTVSKRWLSIITHPHFSVLYPNRAIGLVLTCPYSLPAKPQYDYVHFDKKNPSKPPFKNLKFINDSSGISVLQSCNGLMLCSNSASRLAKRNYYVCNPTTKHYTTLPKSLLQTENSKIHGISLAFDPLKSPHYKVICVRDSVSSPQHYQIEIYSSQTGPWRLSGDPFIADVNFSKGVYWNGSIYWISTIGNLTCLYFNFDFESLRIMPMPHFPDDQGTTITYFGESFGHLHLTKISFYTIRFDVYEMRRDDSEWFIKYKVDFEHPYDHEFKYYNFAILSLVRGKREEDAFLVLAVVNDDKVMKYNFINKTFEKFCDYDVEDEQVFFCSTIGAFEYIESLCCV, from the exons ATGTTTGACATATTAAATATGCATCCATCATCTCCAATTCTTGCACAACACAAACAAAACTTACTACTAAAAATGCAAGGCATTAAACTCAAGATCCAAAAAATTTCAGAGCCATCATCAGCTCGAATAGTTCTTTCGATCGATGATCTATTGATTGAAATTCTTTTACGCGTACCTATAACATCCCTTCTCTGTTTCAAAACCGTATCCAAACGTTGGCTCTCAATCATTACTCATCCACATTTTTCTGTCCTCTATCCAAATCGCGCAATAGGTCTTGTTTTAACCTGTCCTTATTCTCTTCCAGCAAAACCCCAGTATGATTATGTTCATTTCGATAAGAAAAATCCCTCAAAACCACCATTTAAGAATCTCAAATTCATTAACGACTCTTCTGGTATTAGCGTTCTGCAATCGTGCAATGGACTAATGCTTTGTTCCAACTCAGCTTCGCGTCTAGCTAAAAGAAATTACTATGTATGCAACCCCACTACGAAACATTACACAACACTTCCAAAATCACTTCTTCAAACtgaaaattctaaaattcatgGTATAAGCTTAGCTTTTGATCCTCTCAAGTCTCCTCATTACAAGGTTATATGTGTTCGCGATTCTGTTTCGTCTCCTCAGCATTATCAGATTGAAATCTACTCATCTCAAACAG GGCCATGGAGACTATCAGGGGATCCATTCATTGCTGATGTTAATTTCTCCAAAGGAGTTTATTGGAATGGATCAATTTATTGGATTAGTACTATTGGAAACTTGACTtgtttatatttcaattttgattttgagagCTTAAGGATAATGCCAATGCCACATTTTCCAGATGATCAAGGAACAACTATAACATATTTTGGTGAATCTTTTGGCCATTTGCATctcacaaaaatttcattttacaCAATTCGATTTGATGTATATGAGATGAGAAGGGACGATTCTGAATGGTTTATTAAGTACAAGGTTGATTTTGAACATCCTTATGATCATGagtttaaatattataattttgcgATATTATCTCTGGTTCGAGGTAAACGAGAAGAGGATGCATTTTTGGTTCTGGCAGTTGTTAATGATGATAAGGTAATGAAGTACAATTTTATAAACAAGACCTTTGAGAAATTTTGTGATTATGATGTTGAAGATgaacaagtttttttttgtagtacAATTGGTGCTTTTGAGTATATTGAGTCTTTATGTTGTGTTTGA